The Humulus lupulus chromosome 3, drHumLupu1.1, whole genome shotgun sequence genome window below encodes:
- the LOC133821657 gene encoding uncharacterized protein LOC133821657 isoform X1 yields MIKQVSSLEKLPEKLETVGAFQKLPMVMQSFDILYSAIKKAKRVSPTKGIANIAKRERNSGAKQLDALMKELAAPLRTYMESFPKRHTIHPYERSLIELTLGDGNYHYIISRIIVIR; encoded by the exons ATGATTAAACAGGTTTCAAGTTTG GAAAAATTACCAGAGAAGCTTGAAACAGTTGGTGCATTTCAAAAGCTGCCCATGGTGATGCAATCTTTTGATATTCTTTACTCAGCAATAAAGAAGGCCAAGAGAGTTTCTCCAACTAAGG GCATTGCCAACATTGCAAAGCGAGAGAGAAATAGCGGTGCAAAGCAGCTTGATGCGCTGATGAAA GAATTGGCAGCTCCTTTGAGGACTTACATGGAGAGTTTTCCAAAGAGACATACCATTCATCCATATGAGCGATCTCTTATTGAATTGACTCTTGGAGATGGAAATTATCATTATATTATATCAAGAATTATTGTTATAAGGTAA
- the LOC133821657 gene encoding uncharacterized protein LOC133821657 isoform X3 — MVMQSFDILYSAIKKAKRVSPTKGIANIAKRERNSGAKQLDALMKELAAPLRTYMESFPKRHTIHPYERSLIELTLGDGNYHYIISRIIVIR; from the exons ATGGTGATGCAATCTTTTGATATTCTTTACTCAGCAATAAAGAAGGCCAAGAGAGTTTCTCCAACTAAGG GCATTGCCAACATTGCAAAGCGAGAGAGAAATAGCGGTGCAAAGCAGCTTGATGCGCTGATGAAA GAATTGGCAGCTCCTTTGAGGACTTACATGGAGAGTTTTCCAAAGAGACATACCATTCATCCATATGAGCGATCTCTTATTGAATTGACTCTTGGAGATGGAAATTATCATTATATTATATCAAGAATTATTGTTATAAGGTAA
- the LOC133821657 gene encoding uncharacterized protein LOC133821657 isoform X2, whose translation MIKQEKLPEKLETVGAFQKLPMVMQSFDILYSAIKKAKRVSPTKGIANIAKRERNSGAKQLDALMKELAAPLRTYMESFPKRHTIHPYERSLIELTLGDGNYHYIISRIIVIR comes from the exons ATGATTAAACAG GAAAAATTACCAGAGAAGCTTGAAACAGTTGGTGCATTTCAAAAGCTGCCCATGGTGATGCAATCTTTTGATATTCTTTACTCAGCAATAAAGAAGGCCAAGAGAGTTTCTCCAACTAAGG GCATTGCCAACATTGCAAAGCGAGAGAGAAATAGCGGTGCAAAGCAGCTTGATGCGCTGATGAAA GAATTGGCAGCTCCTTTGAGGACTTACATGGAGAGTTTTCCAAAGAGACATACCATTCATCCATATGAGCGATCTCTTATTGAATTGACTCTTGGAGATGGAAATTATCATTATATTATATCAAGAATTATTGTTATAAGGTAA